The Myxocyprinus asiaticus isolate MX2 ecotype Aquarium Trade chromosome 4, UBuf_Myxa_2, whole genome shotgun sequence nucleotide sequence gaaacatttactcattctttattatatatatatatatatatatatatatatatatatatatatatatattattttttttatttttttttttatttattttttttttttcacattttagaataatagtaaagtcatcaaaactatggaataatataaaggaactatgggaattatgttgtgactaaacaaaatccaaaataaatcaaaactgtgttatattttagcatcttcaaagtagtcaccctttgcctagaatttgcagacatgtacatgtaccaacttcttgaggtatcaccctgggatgctttttaaacagtattgaaggagttcccatctatgttgggcacttattggctgcttttctttattatttggtccaagtcatcaatttcaaaaactttttttttttaattaaatttttgttttataatgaaataaattaatatggtggcacaattatatttttgtctacaaaactaatttcaaacatttaagcatacgccttaagataaaaatatttttaagatcatgagaaacatttcagtcaagtgtttcaaaagttttgaccggtagtgtacatccacaggtacacctccaattcagtacacctcgcatcagaagctaattgtctaaaggcttgacatcattttctggaattttccaagctgcttaaaggcacagttaacgtagtgtatgtaaatttctgacccactggaattgtgatataatcaattaaaaataaaacaatctgtctgtaaacaattgttggaaaaattactagtgtcatgcacaaagtagacgtccaaaacgacttgccaaaactatagtttgctaatattaaatctgtcgagtggttaaaaaatgagttttaatgatttcagtctaagtgtatgtaaacttctgacttcaactgtatttatttatttaaattcggtaatttttcctgtttcttgaaagccagtgcgagttatgtatatctgcatcaaacagtatccacctctaacaaacttcagtgtgaacagatcagctgaatgtaaacaagttcacctaaactgaggtaagatacaaacagacattttcagactttgtgaacatcaaagtgtttgtccagttacttgttttatgttttcatcaaaaagtgccatgttctcacggtcacttgaataagagtacACGCTCTATCTCCCTCTTATCACATGCGCAGCGGGCACGCAGAGAGGGAGACACACAAAGCAAAGTTGGTTAAATTTAAACTGTTATGCTAGGATTAAATGGCAAACAAAcatgtatttatgacatgtatctatGTATGACTACAGAAAGCACTttaatatgaaaacaagcaaatcccgggcatttaaggtGATTTAGAAATCCCAATCTGACTTTATTAAAGTCACTTTTGGGGGTAAGGATgtgttgtcaccctaaacaagcagatattacagcttttcctacttgcattacaacttgtggacagttttgatgcttcctttggtgattgttgtgctgcactgcaCCGGGGCGGgggaatgctctgacatcgcgatccgcgaatatcttctccctcgtaatgAATATTACCCATAACgagcaaataaaaaatgaaacatgattgccactagagggcgaaatgcgaCTGTCCTATCCTCATGAGGGAGCCAGTGAAACGGGGTGTTTTCACCTGTCAGACATTGATGCTCTATGAGATTTTGcacataccaagatggccgctcgaacacttccggtggcttcacctcctgcaggCAGTTTACCGTTGCGTCAGCAATCCAGTTCCAGTATATATCTGTGGGTTGGAGCCACAGAAAATACACAATGCCTGTCAACTGAATGCACAACTCATCCCCACATTAGGTGTTTACAGTGTAAATAGCTTTGTTATGAGTgcaatctagttttgttttttgagctgctgttgttttaacagCATTGGTGCTGACATTATTCCGCCCGACAGTCTCTGACGATGTTGTGAATAGTAGTATGTTATGTTGTCACATGGCCTCATCATGTTGCATGCTAAATTCAATATGTGCCTCCAGTTATAATCttggaaaataaaaattattcattttgTGGGACTGTTGGCAGTTTGAATAAAATAATATGACACTAGAAGTGTAATGATACAAGTTATAATTGTACTAATGGTAATAGTGGTACAGTAGCATGTATTCCAAACATGGCCAGTGGTACCATACTTCTCTGTACTCTTATTACTTTGTATGCAATATATAAATTTGGTTGAAATAGTTGTacggtagtatgctattccaaacagaGCTATTATTTGCTACACTAAGCGGAAGGTCAAGCtgagcacattgcattgtgggatacaatATCTCATGCAGTATGTTTTGTTTTACACTGCACATGTAGGCAAATGAAGATATTTCAGGCATTCATacaatttgcatactgtgcacagtttaCATAATGCCTGCTGAACAAATAGCCTAGTATGAGTACTATGATAGTACGCTATTTCACACAGCTAGTGGCACTGCCAAAGTGTGTAGTTCACTAAAGTCCAACAGGGAGCTGGAAGAGGAGAGAACAGGCAAACTGACGAGTCATCCTGCGTATGCCTTCAcagcagttcttttttttttttttctggggaggGGTTTTATTTACTCTGCAATTAAAGTTTAAAACATTAAGTAAGGCAAAAGTAATACAGCAGTTCCTTGTCAACATGAAAAAACTGCACTCAACCCGGCCACACCTTCCCATCTTTAAATCAACCAAAATGGCAGGCCCTTTTccaaccagttttttttttttaaatggtattaCTTTATCCCACATTAATTTCTGCATTTGTGTTATTAAACACAAGCCTTAATTTTAACCTCTCCTCCCTGCTacattttcaaacagttttaGGGTGTGTTTGCTGTCAGTTTCTACATGTTGTTGGAGCGTGAACAGTCTGTGGTCATGTGCAATGACTCAAAGTTTTGGAATCCACTGTGTTGCGTACATGCAATGTTATAAGATTGAAGCCATTTTACCTGGCAATAAAGTGACTTGGAGAGGAGTCATTGGATTAGTCCATGTCTGATTCTGTTTTCTTATATCACAGTAGAAGTTGCTGTTTTTTGAGCTGAACTTAGGTCAGTTTTGATTTAAAGTTTAGATTAGTTATATTAGTATGTCTTAATAGCAGATGATGCATACTGTCACTGATACCACCACAGTGTTTTCCAGTAACCGGTTATCCTACCTGAAAATCAAGGTGTTTACTGGCCTTGAACATCATTATTACATATGTCTTGTCGATTTGACTTCACCTGCAGTCTGGTGAGTCAGGTGTGaagagatatgggcaagctgctgtatctcgtCACATCGCCCAAAATCGGGCATGGTACGGACTGGTACATGGTGAGTTAAGCGGGCGTTTTGTAATTAGTTCCAAAGAGAATCAACCTCGCACGCGGCACTCTGCTCCTATTGTAATTAATTGAAAACGCCCACTCCACTTCGCTCACCATGCGCCAGTGGACACGTACggtcactgtcatctgaaccagtatCAAAAGCTGAACTGCGCGAGAGAGACCCAGTGTGTGCGCGCAACCCAGAGTTTCTAATTATCTAAATCCGCAAAAACAagtaacattttaacatgtacatatttagataattaaaataaatgatgactcacTAGTTTCTTTCAAGTTCTTTAAGACTAAGTGTAAATTAAAAACTGTATATTTATGATCATATTAATGTTTAAATGTACCATGTACcacaattaatcgtgattaattacagaaaactgtgcgatttaACTAGTTGATTTAATTGATTCACAgccattgtaataaaaaaaaatttttttaaatagctgacAAAAGCTGTCTCCCACGAGATGCAATACACTATTCACGATGCACACAGCCATCTAATGTAAAGAGTAGTACTGTCCTAAATGGAACACCAACAGTTTTTTACTGCATGGAAGCATTCGCCATTTTTCAGTtgatggaagtgatgtttcaaacgcaTGCAATCTATTGCCGCTAGCTTAAGCGCATTAGCTAAACTGGTGAATGTtaatgatggtaaagcattcaactcacatttgtaagctGCAGTCTTAACAGGTACCACATTCagcattaattacaattgtttgtcATTATGTAAGTGCATGTAAGTGTCTAACATTCCACACTCCTTTATTTCAGTTGAAGTACATCATCCATGTACTTTTAGTactcttctttttgttgcattttcagtgtgaacatagCCTACTACACGCATTACTTACACTAAAAAAATTACGTTGAATAGAGCAGAAGTGTGTGATGTTTGCACACACCTAGTGCCTTTACCtttagtaataaacagcaatggtaAATTACAGcataaaatgcttatttttgttGGCTTATAAAGAAACATGTAGCAATACAGAGCAGAATCCAGTATTGTTGTAAACACTGAGCTCATTTGTATGCCCAATCTTAAACCGATTAtgtttaataagctgacaacacaAAGATCATGTTAATGCCTAAAATATACTAGGGATGCAAACAACACACCTTTTGGCTGAAGTCACCTTTTTCATGCTAATTTACCCAACTTGTTTggtaaaatattctacattttatttattaaaatctttTGAAATGGGTATGttaaaaggtgcactaagtaatttgtttgctcattaaaaatgttttactcctaaagaaattaattgtattctCACAAGAGATGGAGACTAGTCATatctgtaaccttataaaagctgttttattctacatgaagagggtcccctctttaggatcacatgaccagccaaatactacttgcttaatctcctTAATCGCCTTGTTATTGGATACATTAACTCATGGGTTAAATTAATCATATCTAACTGTAAATAGTGAATCTGTAATTGAAAAcatctgtgtttgaatgatgctgcatccaggctcctaggtgtcagtgtacatCCAAGATcacatattaaaaaaagaaatactgaatgcacctttaagcttaaaggtatagttcacccaaaaatttaaattatctcatcatttactcaccctcatgccaatccggatgtgtatgactttatttcgcagcagaacataaacaaagatttttaaaagaatatttcagctctgtaggtccatactatgcaagtggatggtgattagcactttaaagctccaaaaagcacagacaattgtAGTAAAAGCAagccatatgaatccagtggttaaattaatgtcttctaaagtgatacaatcgCTTTGGGTGCGAAAcaaatctatatttaagtccttttcactataattgtttacttccggtcgctcGCCGATGCCTGTACACAACGGGACTCAGTTCCCTCTGCCTCTTGCGTGACACAAGGGCGCTagcatgttcaaatgaaaacaaaagcaatgaagcttgtgaacagtgTTCTTATGTAAACAACTCAAGCTGCACTTCCGGTTGCATCACGTCCGTTGTCACGTGAACATCCCAGCGTGCTTGCGTTATGCGAGAGGCGGAGGGAACAGAGTCCCACTGTGGACAGGCATCGGCgagcgaccggaagtaaacaattatagttaaaaggacttaaatattgatctgtttctcacccaaagcaatcatatcgctttagaagacatcgCTTTTcttgttttgtaatgtttttcttgttttgtaatggttttcttgttttgtattgtttttcttgtttttgttttttgtactttATTGTATGGTGTATATTGTATTGTAATATATCATGATATATTGTACTGTTTAACGCATATAGTACTTTAttgcacaaatgcacacagcactTTCACACACTGGTTCTTATATGTTGCATTGTACCTACAACAATTTCCTCCGGCCCAGCTGTGTTGCAATAAAGGTTTCTAAAtctaatttaaccactggagtcatatagattaattttactatgattgtctgtgcttttaggagctttaaagtcacttgcattgtatggacctacagagctgaaatattcttctaaaaatctttgtgttcagcagaaaaaagaaagtcatacacatctgggatggcatgagggtgagtaaatgatgagagaatattcatttttgggtaaactattcctttaaagacttaAAAAGCTTAAAATACAACAAATCAACTAGAAGTATACCCCTGGAACatctgctatgactttctcacttTTTATACCTCTCATGAGTTTGACCTTCCATCCCTGTAAATGGTTTTCCTTTGCCTGGGTAAGGTCATAGACCATTTAAGCATAAACTGATTGGCATGAAAATAATCAGATGATTTCTTATTGCTCATAAACACTTACGTTGATGTTtcttttgaataagctgatttttcatagttatcagcgtattgctgtgcatgtagaCATTGTCATTGACTGTATCTGGTAGTAATTTATAGTAGTGAACATGGCAAAATAGAGTAGTCAGTTAAGTGATAAGACTACATGTCACATTATTTCTCATATTCTTGTTTCCCTTCTATCACTGGTAAATATCCTATGGCTTAGAATTCAGTAGTTAATACTGGCTTGTTTGCAATGCAGTGACTTATTCACACTAAGTTCTCCTGCCACCACCAACACCACTACCAGTTCCCTGCTGAACATCCAGTCACCTCTTATGGCAACAAGAGAATCCTCCTCCATTCATATTCTTGTGCAAAGCATTGGACATTTCTGGAAAGATCATGGAATAGACATTGAAATTCATTGGTCATGAAAGATGTGCACATATACATACAGAAACGTATTAATTATTGTGATATGGAGTGACTGCATCTAACCATACAATTACCCTACCCTAACCTATGGTAACAACAACACACAATGACAATCTTGTAAATTGCCTTTGGTCAGGAAAATGaatggaaataaatgtaaatCAGTGAAGGGGGCTGGACTGATTGGCAGATGATTCAGAAGACTGAAAATGACTAGAAGGCAAGGTTTATTTGATCTGCCTGACAGCTTTTATTAGTGCATACTGATTTGACCTGCACTCTGGGTGCTTACACACTGGAGTTTACAGGGATGGTGTGTCTCTAGGAcatagagagaaaaaacaaacaaaggttTGCTAAAGTAACATCATGCAACCAAAATGCTGAAGTgtttcacatttatgcatttggcagacacttttatccaaagtgacttacagtgcccttattacagggacaatccccctggagcaacctggagttaagtgccttgctcaaggacacaatggtggtggctgtggggattgaaccaacaacctttagcttaccagtttagtgctttagtccactacgccgccACCACCATTCCATGTGGTTGAATGTGAACTTCATACAGGTGGGTCCAGTTGTACTGTGAAATCTCTAACAGCCTGTTGTCCAGCCATAGCTGAACTATATGGTGAAGCTCACCCTGTTGATGGCTTAGCAAATCTATGGGATGCACCCAAATTCATTGAGATTTATCATGCCTATTTTGCATGATAGCCTAGAGACGCTTCTTTCTGAAATAAATATTACTGTATTCCCGCTCAATTTCAAAATAACCCCCCTTTCCTCTATGGTACGAGCCCTTGTTATGGAACAAATTTTGCACATTCCTAtctgttttttaattgtgttaGCACTCTGAAATGTTTAATACCTTTTCTAAAGCAAGTTTCTTGAATTTCCACATTATTGCTACAATATCAAATGAATTTTTAATTACAGAAGATGTTCTGTCCATCCCtcatcttatttctttctttctgtccacTCACAGACCACAAGTCTGGAAACACTCCCTTGGACACATTGCTTGCACTCCTACAAGCGGAAGGGGCCAAAATCGAGGAAGAAACTGAGGTAACTTCTGTGCTACATTTACCTACCACAGAACCTCAATTGTTTCCACTGGATCACACACTCTGTTGGGGACTGTTTGTGTGGGCCAACTCATCTGACGGAGTCATTAGATATTGATTATGCTATAATAAAGGAGtgctttttttcatcatttcccCCACTTTCTTTTGAAATCAGAACATGGCCGACTCTTTTCTTGATGGCGCAGCCTCTCTGGACACATTCATCGACGAGTACCAGAGCAAAAGGAAGCTGGCACACCTGCGAAGAGTGAAGATCGAGAAGCTCCAGGAAATGGTGCTGAAGGGACACCAGATTCCCTCAGCTGCCCCTCTGCCCTCTCGATCTCAGGACCTTCCGTCCAGGTCAGCTGCTCTCCAGAGAGAGGTCAATGGTTCCCCCATGCCAATGCCCCGCCGAGCTCCTCCTCTCCCACCTGTTAAAGTTCCCCCAAGTCCTACAATCCAGCCTGCTGCAGCTGTCTTCTTCTCCCCTACCTCTCCATACCCTCCTATCCCTCCCAGAGTAGGAAATCCACTATCTAGTCTTAACCAGGGATACCCCAGCATGTATATGCAGCAATACCCCCCACCTGTGCCCCAAAGACCCCATCCACGCATGGCACCTCAGCCAGGCTTCATCATGCAGTGAATGGGGTGTTACAGTCTGTGGAGAAGGAACAATAGGAACAATTTTTGTAGGTCCTTCAGGCTGCATATTATAACATATTGTGCAGGAAGATGCCAGGATGGAGTCTTGTCATGATAAATTAACTAGACATTTCTGCAAAGACACATCTAAAACAGAACCTTCAATTTGCACTTTAGACTTTTTGTTGTATTAAATCAGTCATGTCTGGTTACAGAGTCTTGCTATTCTTGTTCTGAGTTCATTTAAGTTTTACACAAGCCACAGGGGCTTACATACATTGTGAAGATATCTAAATTCAAGAACTGGTTCTGGTCTCTTAAGTTATCCGGCTAGGCAGATATAAAGAGCTAACATTTGAAGTTTTGATTTGTGTCTGAGTTGTTCATCCTCTTTAATATCTTCTGACATTTCATACCTGAAAAAGCTGCTTTTAGATTAATAATAGTGATGCCTATGCAAACAGACTGAAACCAGACTTGAGTTTATGGgtgaaacaaaacacatttttttgctCTCTAGGTTATTTCAGACCTGcagacaaaaattttatttttttcactggatTCAGTTCTTATCTAAGTATGTGTGCTGGTAGCAGTAGAACAGGGTGATTTGATACCgatttctttaagaaaaaaaaaaaaaaagaaaatgggggGAAATGCGGGTGAAATCATTTTATACTAATTTGGTGGATGAGATTGGTTGATGGGATGATTATGTCTCAGATGTAATAAATTCATGCTGATGGAGAGAGTTAATTAGCTAGATTTAGGAAGAAGTGTGAGTGAATGATAGTGTGagtggagaatttttatttttttttttttgaaaatttgttATGTGAACATGTGAGGCATATGTGCTTGTACTGTCTTATTAGCGTGCATACTTAAACTGATGCTCCATGCATAATTTACCCTtttactatttaaaatatatgCTGTTTACATCGGTACACCCTTACAAGTGTCCTTCAATCTAAATACGTGATGTGTATGTTTTAGCAATTAGAGCCATAATTATGTTGTCTAGCATTCAGGAAGTTTTCATGATAGAAACAGGAAGCGAGTAACTTTGTCCACTTTTTAGTCTCTGGTGCTGCTACATTTATCTGTTTAGTAACATTCATTTAATGAGCTGAGACTAGAAGATCTCTTGCAACACATTAGAGGAatattctaaaatgaaaattctctcatcatttactcaccctcatgccatcccggatgtgtatgactttcttacttctgctgaacacaaataaagaattttagaagaatatatctcagctctgtaggtgcattcaATGTAAGTCAACacggtccaaaactttgaagctcagaatgcacataaaggcagcaaaagtaTCCATATGACTatagaggttaaatccatgtcttcagaagggatattataggtgtgtgtgagaaacagatcagtattaaagtccttttttactatacatctctACTTTCAACCAGCCCTCCTaggagttcttcttttgtttttggtgattgacATTCTTCAtatatatcaccacctactgggcagggaggagaatgtttAGGAAAAAAGATTtgaatattggtctgtttctcaccagcACCTatcattgcttctgaagacatcgatttcaccactggattacttttaggctgccttcatgtgctttttggagttttaaagttttgatcaacattcacttgcattgtatggaccaacagaactgagatgttcttctaaaaatctttgtttatgtaaaACACTCTTTATCTTGATACTGATGAGCACCAGATCTATGGGTGAAATTATTTGCATACTGCAAGAATCAGGTTATATTATGTCTAGACCATGACATACCTGTGAAATACACATGCACTGTGACAGGCTTTCCAACCATCTTTTTGTCCTCTGAAATCTTTGTCTTTGTCTTAGAAATAATAACTCCTAGGTTTGTAGCTGGTAACTCAGCTGAATGGTGTTGGCAATATAAAATGGTGTTTTGTACTCTCCAAATGTAAAATATGCAGACTATTCTGTGCTAGTTATTGTCTATTGAATATGGTAGAAATGGTAAATTGAACTGacatctttattttaaatataataaatgctATCCCATCACTTTTCCATGAgtacaacttttttttaatgtttttgttaaaaatggTTCTGTAAACAGTCAGTATATAAAAATTGGTGGAATTTGTCTCTCCCTAGTGGATGCAAATCTAAGTACACAATGACCCTACACTGTACGGTATATACTCTGAAATTCTAAACTATGATGCCCACACTTTTTTATGCACTGCTTAAAACTTGGGAAAACTTCAAACGGATTGTTCAATTTCATATTTAACCATTTATAATCAGCATGCAAGAatgatgcaaaatacaatttataaatatacagtactgtacaaatgtacttatatttctcacaaaaacatttgttttaaactgttattttatttattctggtTTTAGTGTATGAGTAGGAGATATCAAtcttagatttcaacattcccattgcaaatagaattgaagaAGAACAAGGAGCAGCCCTTAAACAGATGATATGgaccccacagagcccggatctgtcagtctgggattatatGACAGAAGCAATTCAGACAGATTTAGAAGAaatgtggcaagttctccaagatatttggaacatcctatctgccaacaagcAAGAcaagctgtgtccaggtgtacttatGGTGCtcttttgaaggcaaaggttgtaACACcagatgttgatttttttttgtttttgtttactggactttgtatgtcggtaattgataaatgaaaactatttatggcattatttttgaagacatccttacaatgcaacatttttcacaagtgcttaaaggaatattccgggttcaatacaagttatgctcaatcgacagcatttgtggcataatattgattaccacaaaaataaattttggctTGTcaatccttttctttataaagcaaaaactgaggtgaggcacttacaacaagtgaatgagggccaatttttgaacgttaaaatacttttcaaaagtatagccacaagacatgaacaatatgcgtgtaaacatgattttagtatgat carries:
- the LOC127432413 gene encoding vacuolar protein sorting-associated protein 37B-like, with translation MAGFGNKLSSYSLTQLNELLEDEEKLNTIINETEEIKGLQQNKMTTLASNRLLAEQNLQLQPRLDHQKNELTKHYRCLQEHFEACQLRKSNLDHKSGNTPLDTLLALLQAEGAKIEEETENMADSFLDGAASLDTFIDEYQSKRKLAHLRRVKIEKLQEMVLKGHQIPSAAPLPSRSQDLPSRSAALQREVNGSPMPMPRRAPPLPPVKVPPSPTIQPAAAVFFSPTSPYPPIPPRVGNPLSSLNQGYPSMYMQQYPPPVPQRPHPRMAPQPGFIMQ